From a single Sporosarcina oncorhynchi genomic region:
- the accD gene encoding acetyl-CoA carboxylase, carboxyltransferase subunit beta gives MMIRELFKKNKKTITMPSEKAKNDVPEGIMTKCPECRQIILTKDLMKTGKVCPKCDHHFKMTAWERVELLFDEGTFESMDNHLKTENPLNFPSYTEKVQADAKKTGLNEAVLTGIGKIGDCEVAVAIMDSHFRMGSMGSVVGEKITRAVEKATQMKIPVIIFSASGGARMQEGVLSLMQMAKTSVALKRHADKGLLYISVMTYPTTGGVSASFASVGDINLAEPKALIGFAGRRVIEQTVREKLPENFQTAEFLMDHGQVDAVIHRGELTETLSKLLRLHVREGNGHE, from the coding sequence ATGATGATTCGAGAGTTGTTTAAGAAAAACAAAAAAACGATTACGATGCCTTCTGAAAAGGCGAAAAACGATGTGCCAGAAGGAATCATGACAAAATGTCCTGAATGCAGACAAATCATATTGACGAAAGATCTTATGAAAACAGGGAAAGTTTGCCCGAAATGTGATCATCATTTCAAAATGACCGCGTGGGAGCGCGTAGAATTGCTATTTGATGAAGGTACATTTGAATCTATGGACAATCACTTAAAAACTGAGAATCCGTTAAATTTTCCATCCTATACAGAAAAGGTTCAAGCGGATGCGAAAAAAACTGGCCTGAATGAAGCCGTGCTGACAGGAATCGGAAAAATTGGCGATTGCGAAGTGGCGGTAGCCATCATGGATTCACATTTCCGAATGGGTTCCATGGGATCTGTCGTAGGAGAAAAGATTACCCGTGCAGTTGAAAAAGCGACGCAAATGAAAATACCTGTCATCATTTTTTCGGCAAGTGGTGGGGCGCGGATGCAAGAAGGTGTGCTTTCATTAATGCAAATGGCGAAAACAAGTGTTGCATTAAAACGTCATGCTGACAAAGGATTGTTATATATTTCAGTTATGACCTATCCGACGACAGGCGGTGTATCCGCAAGTTTTGCATCGGTTGGCGATATCAATTTAGCCGAACCGAAAGCACTAATTGGTTTTGCAGGAAGAAGAGTCATTGAACAGACAGTCCGTGAAAAGTTACCTGAGAATTTTCAGACTGCTGAATTCTTGATGGATCACGGTCAAGTAGATGCAGTTATTCATCGAGGCGAATTGACCGAAACGCTTTCAAAACTGCTGAGATTGCATGTAAGGGAGGGCAACGGACATGAGTAA
- a CDS encoding metal-dependent hydrolase has translation MKISYHGHSIVKIETGGKTILIDPFITGNKLTDLKVEEQSPDIILLTHGHNDHVGDTMEIAKRCNPLIVAPNELAVYLGWQGFETHGMNIGGAKEFDFGTVKFTQAFHSSSYTTDNNDIIYTGMPAGILFTAEGKTIYHAGDTSLFMDMEMIGKRHPIDVAFLPIGDNFTMGPEDAAYAVKLLKPKLAVPVHFNTFPPIEQNPDMFKEMVTDHEVRIMKAGESVEL, from the coding sequence ATGAAAATATCTTATCATGGACATTCAATTGTAAAAATCGAGACGGGTGGTAAGACAATTCTTATAGATCCGTTCATTACGGGCAATAAATTAACGGATTTGAAAGTAGAAGAACAATCTCCCGACATCATTTTATTGACGCATGGCCATAATGATCATGTTGGAGATACTATGGAAATTGCGAAAAGATGCAATCCCTTAATCGTTGCGCCTAATGAATTGGCAGTCTATCTTGGTTGGCAGGGCTTTGAAACACATGGGATGAATATTGGGGGAGCCAAGGAATTCGATTTTGGAACTGTCAAATTCACACAAGCTTTTCATAGTTCGTCATATACGACAGACAACAACGACATTATTTATACAGGTATGCCGGCAGGAATTCTATTTACTGCAGAAGGGAAAACAATCTATCATGCAGGGGATACGTCTCTATTCATGGATATGGAAATGATCGGGAAGCGTCATCCGATAGATGTCGCATTTCTGCCGATTGGGGATAACTTTACAATGGGGCCAGAAGATGCAGCATATGCTGTGAAATTATTGAAACCCAAACTTGCGGTTCCTGTTCATTTTAATACGTTCCCACCAATTGAACAAAATCCCGATATGTTCAAAGAGATGGTTACGGATCATGAAGTGCGCATAATGAAAGCCGGAGAATCAGTTGAATTGTGA
- a CDS encoding DRTGG domain-containing protein: MSTKHELILRYIESLAVGEKISVRQVARALSVSEGTAYRAIKEAENQKLVNTIERVGTIRIEKKKKENIERLTFAEVVNIVDGVVLGGRDGLHKTLTKFVIGAMQLDDMRRYIDAGSLLIVGNRQQAHELALSAGAAVLVTGGFDAADEAKKLANELNLPIISSSYDSFTVATMLNRAIYDQMIEKEILLVEDIVTPLEETITFLPDDDVAYFNQVNRKTSHSGYPVIEKNGKLIGIVTSRDAVGKHENETIGKVMTPHPITVDPKTSVASAGHSMIWEGLDLLPVVGENGLLGGIISRQDVLKAFQMAQRQPQQGEKIDDIVISQMKAVPDQPQNIEFTVAPQMTNQFGSLSYGALTTLLTEVGNRAIKMRKRGESVPENMTIYFIKHVQLGSTIIVEPRILQMSRRFVKVDFDLFSESELIAKAMVMYQLFER, translated from the coding sequence ATGTCGACAAAACATGAGTTGATATTACGGTATATAGAAAGCTTAGCCGTCGGAGAAAAAATTTCAGTGCGGCAAGTGGCTAGAGCTTTATCGGTTAGCGAAGGGACAGCGTATCGCGCCATTAAGGAAGCTGAAAACCAAAAACTAGTCAATACGATTGAACGTGTAGGGACAATCCGGATTGAGAAGAAGAAGAAAGAGAATATCGAAAGACTGACATTCGCAGAAGTCGTCAATATTGTCGATGGTGTCGTACTTGGTGGACGAGACGGATTACATAAGACATTGACGAAATTTGTCATCGGAGCGATGCAACTGGATGATATGAGACGCTATATAGACGCAGGTAGTTTGCTAATCGTTGGAAACCGGCAGCAAGCCCACGAACTCGCATTGAGCGCAGGGGCCGCCGTACTCGTGACGGGTGGATTTGATGCTGCGGATGAAGCAAAGAAGTTAGCGAATGAACTGAATTTACCTATTATATCCTCTAGTTATGATTCGTTCACTGTTGCAACAATGTTGAACAGGGCGATTTACGACCAAATGATTGAAAAAGAAATTCTCCTTGTAGAAGATATAGTGACACCTCTTGAGGAAACAATTACCTTCTTGCCCGATGATGATGTAGCTTATTTCAATCAAGTGAACCGTAAAACGTCCCACTCAGGCTATCCAGTCATCGAGAAGAACGGCAAACTTATAGGAATTGTTACTTCGAGGGATGCAGTCGGAAAGCATGAAAATGAGACAATCGGGAAAGTGATGACGCCTCATCCGATAACAGTAGATCCGAAAACAAGTGTCGCTTCTGCAGGTCACAGTATGATTTGGGAAGGGCTGGATTTATTACCAGTCGTTGGTGAAAATGGTCTCTTAGGAGGCATCATTAGCAGGCAGGATGTCTTGAAAGCTTTTCAGATGGCACAACGACAGCCTCAACAAGGCGAGAAAATTGATGATATTGTCATAAGCCAAATGAAAGCCGTGCCCGATCAGCCGCAAAACATTGAATTTACAGTTGCCCCGCAAATGACGAACCAGTTTGGTTCCTTATCTTACGGTGCATTGACAACGCTTTTGACGGAAGTTGGAAATCGTGCAATAAAAATGCGGAAACGGGGAGAAAGTGTTCCCGAAAACATGACGATTTACTTCATTAAACATGTCCAGCTGGGGAGTACAATTATCGTGGAGCCGAGAATCCTTCAAATGAGCAGGCGTTTCGTGAAAGTGGATTTTGATCTCTTTTCCGAATCAGAATTGATTGCCAAAGCGATGGTCATGTATCAATTGTTCGAACGATAA
- a CDS encoding FadR/GntR family transcriptional regulator, protein MQTTKPSSKMFLDIVEELKLMIKAEGITVGDKLPSERVLAERLQVGRSTIREALRSLELLGLIETRRGEGTFLADFKKHQLVEVLSTFIMQQPNAEVDVKRTRVIHERAAIIEICTDSRKRDLPVWRSLLLKIADEGTVLREDIMREMIVATDNRLSLKVWFLLKQYSKVPYDEMTSEKEHGMLIALLENIISGHGPEAIESYDCWIQVIEGVE, encoded by the coding sequence ATGCAAACGACAAAACCGTCATCTAAGATGTTTCTTGATATTGTTGAAGAACTGAAGTTGATGATTAAGGCGGAAGGCATCACTGTGGGTGATAAATTGCCATCCGAACGAGTCTTGGCTGAACGTCTGCAAGTGGGACGATCTACAATCCGTGAAGCACTGAGAAGCTTGGAGTTGTTGGGGCTCATAGAGACCCGTCGTGGTGAAGGTACTTTTCTCGCTGACTTTAAGAAGCATCAGCTCGTGGAAGTGTTATCTACATTTATCATGCAGCAACCGAACGCCGAAGTGGATGTAAAGAGAACAAGAGTCATTCACGAGAGAGCGGCAATCATAGAAATATGCACGGATTCCAGGAAACGAGATTTGCCCGTCTGGAGAAGTCTTCTGTTGAAAATAGCAGATGAAGGCACCGTACTTCGGGAAGATATTATGCGAGAAATGATTGTTGCGACAGACAACCGACTATCGTTGAAAGTATGGTTCCTGTTGAAACAGTATAGCAAAGTACCTTACGATGAAATGACGAGTGAAAAGGAACATGGCATGCTTATAGCACTTTTAGAAAACATTATTTCCGGCCATGGTCCAGAAGCAATCGAATCTTATGATTGTTGGATTCAAGTAATTGAGGGGGTAGAATGA
- a CDS encoding DHH family phosphoesterase — protein MKRQIIDTIEKYDKIIIHRHVRPDPDAYGSQVGLKELIKTNYPNKQVFASGTHDELLNYLAKQDELTKEDYSGALVIVTDTGNTERIDADFYKEGSYIIKIDHHPNVDPYGDLKWVDTDSSSTSEMIYELFLEGQQHSGWKMSDTAARLLFAGIVGDTGRFIFPSATVRTFEIAGELIKYDFDRTKLFADMYEEDRRILHLKGYIYQNFIMDQKGMAYIKINQTILKEFNVTASETSQLVGVLGDVRGICAWVIFVEEKDQIRVRLRSKGPVINGLAAQYNGGGHPLASGASVYNWHEADEIIEKLKVLCSTN, from the coding sequence ATGAAAAGACAAATCATCGACACAATTGAAAAATACGATAAGATTATCATCCATCGTCATGTTAGACCAGATCCTGATGCATACGGATCCCAAGTTGGTCTAAAAGAATTAATTAAAACTAATTATCCAAATAAGCAGGTTTTCGCTTCCGGTACACACGACGAACTGCTTAATTATCTTGCGAAACAAGATGAATTGACGAAAGAGGATTACAGTGGAGCATTGGTCATTGTGACGGATACGGGCAATACGGAAAGAATTGATGCCGATTTTTACAAAGAGGGAAGCTATATTATAAAAATCGACCATCACCCAAATGTCGACCCTTACGGCGATCTTAAGTGGGTGGATACGGATTCAAGTTCAACGTCGGAAATGATCTACGAATTATTTTTAGAAGGACAACAGCATAGCGGTTGGAAGATGTCTGATACAGCTGCACGTCTTCTATTTGCCGGCATCGTCGGTGACACAGGCAGGTTCATTTTTCCGAGTGCTACTGTTCGTACTTTTGAAATTGCGGGTGAACTTATCAAGTATGATTTTGATCGCACGAAACTGTTTGCTGATATGTACGAAGAAGATCGTCGAATCCTTCATCTAAAAGGGTATATTTATCAAAACTTCATCATGGATCAAAAAGGAATGGCTTACATTAAAATCAATCAAACGATTTTGAAGGAATTCAATGTTACGGCAAGTGAAACATCGCAACTTGTCGGTGTACTTGGTGATGTACGGGGAATTTGTGCATGGGTAATCTTTGTGGAAGAAAAAGATCAAATCCGTGTCAGACTTCGTTCAAAAGGACCTGTCATTAACGGTCTTGCGGCACAATATAACGGTGGTGGACATCCACTCGCTTCAGGAGCTTCGGTCTATAACTGGCATGAGGCGGACGAAATTATTGAAAAACTGAAAGTGTTATGTTCAACAAACTAA
- a CDS encoding YtpI family protein, whose product MKTLNFFLVFFIIASGVFYFYFKTRQFRTSQVFPIRKKLFASQAGIYLGTLLFFFGINQLVLLNGSITYVVGALFILFGGYVIMYNFKASKHYKQFIDEETELNTN is encoded by the coding sequence ATGAAAACACTCAATTTCTTTCTCGTATTTTTCATTATCGCATCAGGTGTGTTTTACTTCTATTTTAAAACTCGGCAATTCAGAACAAGTCAAGTATTTCCGATCAGGAAGAAATTGTTCGCGAGCCAGGCAGGTATCTATCTGGGGACACTACTTTTCTTCTTCGGCATTAACCAACTCGTTCTTCTAAATGGAAGTATAACTTATGTTGTTGGCGCCTTGTTCATACTGTTTGGCGGCTATGTCATTATGTATAATTTTAAAGCTTCGAAGCATTACAAGCAATTTATCGACGAAGAAACAGAACTTAACACAAACTGA
- a CDS encoding M24 family metallopeptidase, with the protein MEKVKEIQHFLQKNDVDAAFITTPDNVFYVSGFKSDPHERLLGVMIFKDAEPFVICPLMEVPDLKASGWTFEAVGHEDTDDAWEVFAAAASKRGIDFNKIAIEKSHLTVERLERMEKLFKNAEFPRLDEQLNDMRKIKSEDELIKLRKAAELADHAIEVGCKEIAEGKSELEILMAIEFEMKRMGAEKMSFDTMVLSGPKTASPHGTPGERKIQKGDFILFDLGVVYEGYCSDITRTVAFGEPSEEQREIYETVKKAEQAAIDLVRPGVRAMDLDKAARDIITDAGYGEYFTHRLGHGLGISVHEFPSITGTNEMEMQEGMVFTIEPGIYHPDITGVRIEDDVVVTADGVEVLTKFPKELKIIKA; encoded by the coding sequence ATGGAAAAAGTTAAAGAAATACAGCACTTTTTACAAAAGAACGATGTAGATGCGGCATTCATCACGACGCCCGATAATGTGTTTTATGTATCTGGTTTCAAAAGTGACCCACATGAACGCCTGTTAGGTGTCATGATTTTTAAAGACGCAGAACCATTTGTCATCTGTCCATTAATGGAAGTGCCTGACTTGAAAGCGAGTGGTTGGACATTTGAAGCTGTCGGTCACGAAGATACGGATGATGCATGGGAAGTTTTTGCTGCTGCGGCTTCAAAAAGGGGCATTGATTTTAACAAGATCGCAATTGAAAAATCACATTTGACTGTCGAGAGACTGGAACGCATGGAGAAACTGTTCAAAAATGCAGAATTCCCTCGTCTCGACGAACAGCTGAACGATATGAGAAAAATCAAAAGCGAAGATGAACTTATCAAGTTACGTAAAGCAGCTGAATTAGCAGATCATGCCATTGAAGTCGGTTGTAAAGAAATTGCGGAAGGTAAATCGGAACTTGAAATCCTTATGGCAATTGAATTTGAAATGAAACGCATGGGCGCGGAGAAGATGTCCTTTGACACAATGGTATTATCAGGTCCAAAAACCGCATCTCCACACGGGACTCCCGGCGAACGAAAGATCCAAAAAGGCGACTTCATTCTGTTCGATTTAGGTGTCGTCTATGAAGGCTACTGTTCAGATATTACTAGAACTGTTGCGTTCGGTGAACCTTCAGAGGAACAGCGTGAAATCTATGAAACTGTAAAAAAAGCGGAACAAGCCGCAATTGACCTTGTGCGACCAGGGGTAAGAGCGATGGATCTAGATAAAGCTGCTAGAGACATCATTACAGATGCAGGATACGGAGAGTACTTCACGCATCGCCTAGGACACGGTCTCGGTATCTCAGTTCACGAGTTCCCTTCCATCACTGGAACGAATGAGATGGAAATGCAAGAAGGCATGGTATTCACAATCGAACCCGGCATCTATCATCCCGACATCACGGGAGTCAGAATCGAAGACGATGTTGTCGTAACAGCAGATGGCGTCGAAGTGCTTACTAAGTTCCCGAAAGAATTAAAGATTATCAAAGCATAA
- the ald gene encoding alanine dehydrogenase → MRIGIPKEIKNNENRVAMTPAGAFNLKSSGHEVLVETGAGLGSSFTDEDYIEAGAKIVATAKEAWEADMVMKVKEPLASEFGYFREGLILFTYLHLAPELELTKAMLDNKVVGIAYETVQINNSLPLLAPMSEVAGRMATQIGAQFLEKIHGGKGILLSGVPGVSRGNVTVIGGGQAGTNAAKIAIGMGARVTVLDLSVDRLRQLDEMFGDDVQTLVSNPFNIAESVKDSDLVIGCVLIPGAKAPKLVSEDMVKSMKPGSVLVDIAIDQGGIFATSDRITTHDNPTYEKHGVVHYAVANMPGAVPRTSTMALTNVTVPYALQIANKGYKQACLDNLALQKGINTLDGHVTYKAVAEAQGLEYVAADTLLNK, encoded by the coding sequence ATGCGTATCGGTATTCCAAAAGAAATCAAAAACAATGAAAATCGAGTGGCAATGACACCAGCTGGTGCATTCAACTTGAAGTCATCAGGTCATGAAGTTTTAGTTGAAACAGGAGCTGGACTAGGTTCAAGTTTCACGGATGAAGACTATATCGAAGCAGGCGCAAAAATTGTTGCGACTGCAAAAGAAGCTTGGGAAGCTGACATGGTTATGAAAGTTAAAGAACCATTAGCTTCAGAATTTGGTTATTTCCGCGAAGGTTTGATCTTATTTACATACCTTCACCTTGCACCTGAATTGGAATTGACGAAAGCGATGCTTGATAATAAAGTTGTCGGAATTGCTTACGAAACTGTTCAAATCAATAACTCACTTCCATTACTTGCTCCGATGAGTGAAGTTGCGGGACGTATGGCTACTCAAATCGGTGCGCAATTCCTTGAAAAGATTCATGGCGGTAAAGGAATCCTTCTTTCAGGAGTACCAGGCGTTTCACGCGGTAACGTAACTGTTATCGGTGGCGGCCAGGCAGGTACAAATGCTGCGAAAATCGCAATTGGTATGGGTGCAAGAGTTACAGTTCTTGACTTGTCTGTTGACCGTCTTCGTCAGTTGGATGAAATGTTTGGCGACGACGTTCAGACACTTGTCTCCAATCCATTTAATATCGCAGAATCTGTAAAAGACTCTGATCTTGTCATCGGTTGCGTATTGATCCCAGGAGCAAAAGCACCAAAATTGGTATCTGAAGATATGGTTAAGTCGATGAAGCCAGGTTCGGTTTTAGTTGATATCGCAATTGACCAAGGTGGGATTTTTGCAACATCTGATCGTATTACAACTCACGACAACCCAACATATGAGAAACACGGTGTTGTCCACTACGCGGTTGCTAATATGCCGGGTGCTGTTCCACGTACATCTACAATGGCATTGACAAACGTAACGGTTCCCTATGCATTGCAAATTGCAAATAAAGGCTACAAACAGGCTTGCCTTGACAACCTTGCGTTGCAAAAAGGTATTAACACACTTGATGGCCATGTAACGTATAAAGCAGTTGCTGAAGCACAAGGTCTAGAATATGTTGCTGCAGATACATTGTTGAATAAATAA
- a CDS encoding DNA polymerase III subunit alpha: MVLVYPQIVTGADLLRGIIKLDHLAPLLTRRGAKTVGIVNSRMYGVRSFCKTMKKYGIHTAIGLSIRLAVDDDRIVLLYGYAKDDRGYESLLKISSAIAIGEQDTLPLKWLKAYSEGCIFICATTDASWERSRDKETIELIKETCEMVFVGISRAGGLKHPDEELIEGIAADAGLEITAIQESRYLTKEDTFAYDVATAIRSGYKLNDPSKPVQEAVDAYLPTEEEFNKWFSDRPEWIATMADMLMSCTAELPPSRTLMPAFPVPENMTAGEMLRELCEKGLSRRHAQADREYSDRLSYELDIIDQMGFSDYFLIVEDFMTYSRKHGILTGPGRGSSAGSLVAFALGITDVDPIKYGLIFERFLNPGRITMPDIDIDFADNRRAEVIEYVASKYGKSHVAQIITFGTLSAKSVARNVARVFDFSTEEMAFISKQIKEGQHKDLEESVRRSKALQDWIAIDPLRSKWLQAAVALEGLPRNASTHAAGIILSPVPLVEVVPVQHGGDDLYLTQWAMGDVEEVGLLKMDFLGLRNLTLLDRISSMIQHDKRVKLKFEDFPMNDEKTYELFRNGDMTGVFQFESDGMRDALRLIKPDEFKDLYAINALYRPGPMENIALYSRRKNENEKVRYIHPLLEPILKETEGIIVYQEQIMQIAVKIAGFTMAEADLLRRAVSKKKRDVLQREREHFVESAVHNGFPEISAMEIYDLIVKFADYGFPKSHAVAYSLISYQLAFIKANEPVYFYAALLAMATGNQEKTMELIHEIRSKGIVVLPPSIQRSKYSTVVEGSSIRIGLGAIKGVTPAFYEIIKEARTSKPWQTLFDFAAAIGGANFSEKAILPLVKSGALDDFGENRSVLLASIDAAANHAMFVSPEGDDLLHDIIFSIAQPKYSPGGTMPRLAMLEYEREVLGFYLSEHPAVEMKKMVGGHAVDLAEIPKVKARTSVKVVGLIREIKRIRTKKGEAMAFLTLQDETGELSCTLFPRTYALVNMHLQELTMVQLEGTVEDRNGQIQMLVQELMKV, encoded by the coding sequence TTGGTACTTGTCTATCCGCAAATAGTGACCGGCGCTGATCTCCTGCGCGGAATAATTAAGCTAGACCATTTAGCCCCACTTCTCACAAGAAGAGGGGCTAAAACTGTAGGTATTGTAAACTCCAGGATGTACGGTGTCCGCTCATTCTGCAAAACGATGAAAAAATACGGCATACATACAGCCATTGGACTTTCGATTCGTCTTGCTGTTGACGATGACCGAATCGTTTTACTATATGGCTACGCAAAGGATGATCGAGGGTATGAAAGTCTGCTGAAAATCAGCAGTGCCATTGCGATTGGCGAACAGGACACACTACCCTTGAAATGGTTGAAAGCTTATAGCGAGGGTTGCATTTTTATTTGCGCGACAACCGATGCTTCTTGGGAAAGATCGAGGGACAAAGAGACGATTGAACTGATAAAAGAAACGTGTGAAATGGTTTTCGTAGGCATCTCAAGAGCTGGCGGACTAAAGCATCCAGACGAAGAATTGATAGAAGGTATTGCAGCAGACGCGGGGTTGGAGATTACTGCTATACAAGAATCGAGGTATTTAACCAAAGAGGACACATTTGCGTATGATGTCGCCACAGCGATCAGGTCAGGTTATAAATTGAATGATCCGTCAAAACCTGTACAGGAAGCTGTCGATGCCTATTTGCCTACAGAAGAGGAATTCAATAAATGGTTTTCAGATCGGCCTGAGTGGATTGCTACGATGGCAGATATGTTGATGTCTTGTACTGCTGAACTGCCTCCAAGCCGAACATTGATGCCTGCATTTCCCGTTCCCGAGAATATGACAGCGGGTGAGATGCTAAGGGAACTTTGTGAAAAGGGCTTGAGCAGAAGACACGCACAAGCAGACCGTGAATATTCGGATCGGCTATCTTACGAATTAGACATAATCGATCAGATGGGTTTCTCGGATTATTTCCTGATTGTCGAAGATTTTATGACTTATTCAAGGAAACATGGCATTCTAACGGGACCTGGACGTGGTTCCTCAGCGGGGTCGCTCGTCGCTTTTGCACTCGGAATCACAGATGTGGATCCGATAAAATACGGACTGATTTTCGAGAGATTCCTTAATCCTGGCAGGATTACAATGCCCGATATCGATATTGATTTTGCAGATAACCGCCGAGCAGAAGTCATTGAATATGTCGCTAGTAAATATGGGAAATCTCATGTGGCGCAAATTATTACGTTCGGAACATTATCGGCAAAATCCGTTGCACGGAATGTAGCGCGCGTTTTTGATTTCTCAACGGAAGAAATGGCATTCATTTCAAAACAGATTAAAGAAGGGCAACATAAAGACTTAGAGGAGTCGGTTAGACGATCGAAAGCATTACAGGATTGGATTGCCATCGATCCATTGCGCTCAAAGTGGCTACAAGCGGCTGTTGCTCTTGAAGGATTGCCGCGAAATGCGTCCACGCACGCCGCGGGCATCATTCTTTCCCCTGTACCACTCGTTGAAGTAGTTCCTGTTCAACATGGTGGAGATGACCTCTATTTGACCCAATGGGCAATGGGGGATGTGGAAGAGGTTGGCTTATTGAAAATGGACTTTCTTGGACTACGGAACTTAACATTATTAGACCGAATCAGCTCGATGATACAACATGATAAAAGAGTAAAGTTAAAGTTCGAAGATTTTCCGATGAATGATGAAAAGACGTACGAATTGTTTAGAAATGGTGATATGACGGGTGTTTTTCAATTTGAATCGGACGGTATGAGAGATGCACTCCGTCTGATTAAGCCCGATGAATTCAAAGACCTTTACGCAATCAATGCTCTTTATCGACCGGGGCCTATGGAAAACATTGCACTCTATAGCAGAAGGAAAAATGAAAACGAGAAAGTTAGATATATTCATCCACTACTGGAGCCGATTTTAAAGGAAACTGAGGGAATCATCGTCTATCAGGAGCAGATTATGCAAATTGCCGTAAAGATTGCTGGCTTCACTATGGCAGAAGCCGATTTGCTCAGAAGGGCGGTCAGCAAGAAAAAGAGGGATGTTTTGCAGCGAGAGCGTGAGCATTTCGTGGAGAGTGCTGTGCACAATGGTTTTCCCGAAATTTCCGCAATGGAAATCTATGACTTAATCGTTAAATTCGCTGACTATGGATTCCCAAAAAGTCATGCTGTCGCCTATTCGTTAATTTCGTATCAGTTGGCATTCATCAAAGCGAATGAGCCAGTCTATTTCTATGCTGCATTATTGGCGATGGCAACTGGTAATCAGGAAAAAACAATGGAATTGATTCATGAAATCCGTTCAAAAGGGATTGTCGTTCTTCCGCCCTCTATCCAGAGGAGCAAATACTCAACAGTTGTAGAAGGATCATCCATCCGAATTGGTCTTGGCGCTATCAAAGGAGTGACGCCTGCCTTCTATGAAATTATTAAAGAAGCAAGAACGTCCAAGCCTTGGCAAACGCTATTCGATTTTGCCGCAGCAATCGGGGGCGCTAATTTCTCTGAGAAAGCGATTCTCCCACTCGTTAAATCAGGGGCGTTGGACGACTTTGGCGAAAATCGTTCAGTGCTGCTCGCCTCAATTGACGCGGCAGCAAACCATGCAATGTTTGTAAGTCCTGAAGGGGATGATTTACTGCATGACATCATCTTCTCGATTGCACAGCCAAAGTATTCTCCGGGAGGCACGATGCCGCGTTTAGCAATGCTTGAATACGAACGAGAAGTGCTTGGGTTTTATTTATCCGAACATCCTGCCGTTGAGATGAAGAAGATGGTCGGAGGTCATGCTGTCGACTTAGCAGAAATTCCTAAAGTGAAAGCGAGAACTTCAGTGAAAGTTGTTGGGCTAATTCGGGAAATAAAACGAATTCGAACGAAAAAAGGAGAAGCGATGGCTTTTTTGACGCTTCAGGACGAAACAGGCGAATTATCATGCACGCTGTTCCCGAGAACCTATGCATTAGTGAACATGCATTTACAGGAGCTAACAATGGTTCAGCTAGAAGGAACGGTAGAGGACCGGAATGGGCAAATACAAATGCTTGTTCAGGAACTCATGAAGGTATAA